The following DNA comes from Bacillota bacterium.
AACGTAGCCGAGGCTTTCTAGCCAGGCAAGGGCGGCCTGCTCGACGGTGGATTCGGTAAAACCGGAATTAGTCATGCGACAAGCTCCTCCCTCACATCCTCCCGCTTGCTCCAGGGAATTGGACGTACACCATAGTTTCTCAACGCCTCAAGAATATCGGTTGAGACTGACTGTTCTGAGTCATTGAGAAAGGCGTAAGCCCTTGAATCTGTGGGTCGAACTTCTTTCGTATCGATCCATGCAAACGCGAAAGCCTGGGCGGTGTCTCGACTCGGGCGATTAATGGCGCGGAGAATCCGCTCTGGTTGGCGACGCGATCTGGGGATCACGAAATCGAAAAGGTGATCATAGCCACTTTTGCCTGTAAATTTGACCTTAGGGGTGTAACGCACGTCATGGAGGTCGAGCCAGGCTACCACATCCTCGTAAAACAGGTTGGCCACCACTGGCGCCGACAAATAAAACATATCATTGATGGCCAGGATCGCCTGCACGAGATTATGCTTACGCAATGCAAAATTCTCAGGTGAGGCGTGTACCTCCAGCGAAGTATCATGAAGCTGTACCCCAAAACCGTTCAAAGTCATCTTGAGTAATTCCTGGCGCCTCGGACTCTCAAGCTTTCATCCGCTTTGCTCCAGGTCCGTGATTGTAAAACCGTCGTCGGTCAATAAATAGCTGCTGTTTTCCTTCCGTACATAGATCTGAATATAGTCGTTATGGCGATCGAGATAGGGCGTCGTAATCTCGACCCATTGACCGACCTGGCGAAGCAGGGTCTTATCCCGTAGCCAGGCCAGGTAATCATCTACGAGTTTTTGGATCTCCTGAATCATAGAAATAACCCCCGCTCGATATGCGGCGGCTGCGTGATATTGCAGAACCGCATGAAGTCCTATTGCGTAAGATTCATATCGGCCATTATGTGCACCTCCCAACGATTCGCTCGGCGTCAGCGACGCGGAGTTCGCCGGAGATGAGCTTGGGCAATAGGGCGTCACGAAGGGCGGCGAGGGTTCGGGATTGCCCCATCGCAGACCTCGCTCGCTCAAACAAGGGGTTCACTACTCGTCCGAATATCTTGAAAACCAACGAGTCGATAGCTGGAGCGGCGAGCTGATAGTCGGCAAGGCTGTCTGAAGGTACACGCTGTCGGCCACTTGAACCGGTCATTCGCTGAATCGCAAATGTACGAAAATTATCATCCCGGGCGAGTAGATATGCAAAGACCGCTGGAATCGGCTCTCGTGGCCGAAGAACGATATACTCAGTTGATCCCCAGCCAACCTCCCCGTCCTTGAGAAAATCTACATAGGCAGTCTTGCCATTCTCCAGACATGGGGTAATCCGGGCGAGCAGCGTGTCTCCATTGATGAACTTCATTCCCGACCCCACCTCGCGATCAATCCAGGAGTCGGGAGCATGACTTCGTGTGGGCATACTTGCCATTTCCAGATACGGTGCGACGCTTCCTCTTGGGATGTGCCGCGGGGGATTGATATCGATGAGCGCTGGTAGAGAATATATGCTCCAGCCTCGCGGCACTTCACCAATTTCGGAGTCCTCAAACGAATCCGGAAACAGCTCGGCTATATGCGGAGCTAGTCCAGCTGGCTGCTGGCCAGCGGCCTTGGCGCGCACCGGATCGAAGTCTACGAACCATGACTTAAAGATCGCCTGCGCCATCGCCTCCAACGTTTGGTTCATCCGCCGGTTCAACTCGATCTTGTCGTCCAAGGCTCCCAGAATACAGGCGATGGCTTGCTGTTCCTTAAGTGGAGGCCAGGGAACGTTAAGCATTGAAAGGTCACTACCCCTGATGCCCGCTGCTGCCACCTGTTCTGCTATTGATATTACAGCTTGCCTCCCCATAGGAGATTGGTAGTAATAGTAATAGAACAATGGGTCCCCTTTATCAGGAGAGATTCGGGCTCTCATCAGATGACTTTCAAATGTGGTAGGCTCTTCTGCACCCAGAAAAATCGAGCACTTCCCTGCGCCAGAAAGTACCAGAGACTGACGGGCGAATAACAGATCGCCCGGTTCGAGAAGATAATGAGCTGCCTCATCGCTCGACAAAGGTACCCTGTCCCCCTCAATGTCATGAATTCTCGAATACGCGAAAAGTACACCCATATTTATCATGGTGACGCCTTGTCCACGCACACGTTTTGGCCGTGTTAGTCCGTTGCGTAACGGAACTGATAAAAGCTCCTTGAATGGGATGACTGGCCACTCACCCGCCATACCCGATCTCCTCCAGATTCGCCCAGATCGCCTTATCCAGCCGCTCCGCCTCTTCCATTTGCTTCCGCAACTCCGCCGTCAGGCGGGCCATTTTCTCCTCGAATGGCTCATCGTCCTCTTCAGTTTTAGCTGCGCCCACATAGCGGCCGGGGGTTAGGATATAGTTCTGTTGGCGGATCTCATCTATGGTAGCTGACTTACAGAAACCGGGAATATCCTCATAAGGTGGTAGCTCACGCTCCTCGGCCAAGGGCTGGGGCACACAGGCGCCGGCAGCGTCACGCTTAGCGCGCCAGGCGTGATAGGTGCCGGCAATCTTCTGAATGTCCTCATCCGTCAGTTCCCGGTGAACGCGGTCGATCATCGTGCCCAGCTTACGGGCATCGATGAAAAGCACATGGCCACGGCGGTCCCGGAAGCGCCCGTTCCTTTTATCACGGGCGATGAACCAAAGGCATACCGGAATTTGCGTAGAGTAGAAAAGCTGACCTGGCAAGGCGACCATGCAGTCCACCAGGTCGGCCTCAATGATATTCTTGCGGATTTCACCCACACCGGATTGATTGGATGACATGGAGCCGTTGGCCAGAACGAAACCAGCCAGACCGGTGGGGGCAAGATGATGAATGAAGTGCTGAACCCAGGCGAAGTTGGCATTAGAGGCCGGAGGGACACCATACTTCCAACGCTTATCCTCCTTGAGCAAGTCACCATGCCAATCGCTATCGTTAAAGGGCGGATTGGCCAGGACGTAGTCGGCTTTCAGATCAGGGAAACGGTCGTTGTGGAAGGAGTCGCCGTGTTCGATCTTCCCGTCAATCCCCCGGATGGCCAGGTTCATTTTAGCCAGCCGCCAGGTAGTATAATTGGATTCCTGACCATAGATGCTGATGTCGCCGATCCTGCCGCCATGGGCTTCGACGAACTTGTCCGACTGGACAAACATGCCCCCGGAGCCGCAGCAGGGGTCGTAGACCCGGCCCTGGTAGGGAGCGAGCATTTCTACCAGCAAGCGGACGACGCAGCGGGGCGTGTAGAACTGGCCACCCTTCTTCCCCTCAGCGCTAGCGAACTGCGCAAGAAAATACTCGTAGACGCGGCCCAAGATATCCTTGGAGCGGTTCTCCCGGTCGCCCAGGCCAATGTTACCGATGAGGTCAATGAGCTCGCCGAGGCGCCGCTTATCCAGACCCGGCTTGGCGTACTCCTTGGGCAGCACTCCCTTGAGCGATGGGTTATCACGTTCGATCGCCAGCATGGCCTCATCAACGATCTTTCCTATATCGGTCTGTCTGGCATTAGCCTGAAGCCGAGCCCACCGCGCCTCCTGAGGCACCCAGAAAATGTTGACAGCGCGGTATTCGTCAGGGTCCTCAGGATCCGCCCCTTCGCTACGCTGAGTCTCGAGTCTGGCATGCTGATCTTCAAAGGCGTCCGAGATGTACTTGAGAAATATCAGCCCTAAAACGACGTGCTTGTATTCAGCAGCATCCATGTTGGAACGAAGCGCATCCGCTGCCTGCCATAATTCCCGCTCGAAACCAAGATTTGCCCCATAATTATTCTGCTTCGCCACCACTTATCTCCTTCCAGACGAAAGACTCGCACCTCAAATGCTCGCCCTATTCCTCTGCAGTATGCTGGGTCACTCAACCTATATTGGATATCTTACCCTTATCGTAACTCCTGTTTCCATAGATAGTCAATGGGAACATGCGGGAATTGTTGTCGACCATAATAGAATCATTTTCACTGACTGTGGATGAAGGCGACCCCGCATGTTGCCTGCTGAGACTTGCGGTGATCTCGGGTAAACTGGGAAAATCGTATCATCTCGAGGTCACCTTGGACATCCTTCGCACTATTGACATCCGGTCCCGGGATTCCCCCGACAAGAACATTGGTACAAACATTCTATATCGGGATATATAAATCATCAAGTTCCGGGAAATAATGGTAAACACTAATGCCCAAATCATTGTATTTGAGGGTGGAGGTGCTGATAGCAAACTCTCTTTCAACTCTTCGATTATTGACCCAACTCAACACCTCATCATCTTGAGGATAAAGGCTTATGCACCTGTCACTAGTATATCTTCTTTCAAGATAAAGCGGTATGAGGGATGTTGAGATTTGCAGGACGTCCCTATGAAATGCCCCGCTGAAGTCATAGGGAGCAAGAGAGTGATCGTAATCATCACTTGGCATGTATCCCAAGAACCATGAGCTTTGGTTAACCAGTCTCTTTGCCCTCCACATTTTACTGCAGTTAAGAGCAAAATACAGTCCATATTCACTTGAGTGAGCCCTCCCGCGAAGGTAGCGAGCAACCTTTAGGTAGTTTGAGGGATTTGGATCAAATTCTAGGATAGAGTCCTGAGGCACCTTGAATACTGACAGGTAGGTATATTCACTATCTGATAGGCGGGCCCTTAAGATCGGCCTGCCATCACTGCTGGGTTTATTTTCTCCATAGAAACTCATTATCCCCATTTTTAAGGCCACTCCAATATTGGAGCTCACATCTAAAAACATGGCACTTCGCGAGTACTGCTGTCTTAAGGCTTGAAATAAGAATTGAATCAATTCACGGTCAGAACCGGGAAACCAACTACTGTAATTAGGATACAGTTCCTCTAGAATATCAGCAAAAGTTCTATTAACCATCCAATGGGAGATTGCGGGGTGTACTTTTCTCAGATCATCTACCATATGCTCAAATTGGTATGAATAAAGGCTCCCTCCAGGCTTCATAAAATACCTCGCAGCAGATGGGATAGGCGGCCAATTATGTTCCTGGCCCCTATAAAGAAAGAGCTGCCCCTTACTCTCTTCCTCTATTCTGCGGATTTCGTCCTCCAGAGCTTCGATGGTAACAATGGGCATGCGCACGCTGATCGCCTTTCCCGATACGTTTTTCTCTGCGCCTCTATACTGTCTCAACCTACTACTGAATGAATCCTGTACCGTGCTTT
Coding sequences within:
- a CDS encoding restriction endonuclease subunit S — encoded protein: MINMGVLFAYSRIHDIEGDRVPLSSDEAAHYLLEPGDLLFARQSLVLSGAGKCSIFLGAEEPTTFESHLMRARISPDKGDPLFYYYYYQSPMGRQAVISIAEQVAAAGIRGSDLSMLNVPWPPLKEQQAIACILGALDDKIELNRRMNQTLEAMAQAIFKSWFVDFDPVRAKAAGQQPAGLAPHIAELFPDSFEDSEIGEVPRGWSIYSLPALIDINPPRHIPRGSVAPYLEMASMPTRSHAPDSWIDREVGSGMKFINGDTLLARITPCLENGKTAYVDFLKDGEVGWGSTEYIVLRPREPIPAVFAYLLARDDNFRTFAIQRMTGSSGRQRVPSDSLADYQLAAPAIDSLVFKIFGRVVNPLFERARSAMGQSRTLAALRDALLPKLISGELRVADAERIVGRCT
- a CDS encoding SAM-dependent DNA methyltransferase; amino-acid sequence: MAKQNNYGANLGFERELWQAADALRSNMDAAEYKHVVLGLIFLKYISDAFEDQHARLETQRSEGADPEDPDEYRAVNIFWVPQEARWARLQANARQTDIGKIVDEAMLAIERDNPSLKGVLPKEYAKPGLDKRRLGELIDLIGNIGLGDRENRSKDILGRVYEYFLAQFASAEGKKGGQFYTPRCVVRLLVEMLAPYQGRVYDPCCGSGGMFVQSDKFVEAHGGRIGDISIYGQESNYTTWRLAKMNLAIRGIDGKIEHGDSFHNDRFPDLKADYVLANPPFNDSDWHGDLLKEDKRWKYGVPPASNANFAWVQHFIHHLAPTGLAGFVLANGSMSSNQSGVGEIRKNIIEADLVDCMVALPGQLFYSTQIPVCLWFIARDKRNGRFRDRRGHVLFIDARKLGTMIDRVHRELTDEDIQKIAGTYHAWRAKRDAAGACVPQPLAEERELPPYEDIPGFCKSATIDEIRQQNYILTPGRYVGAAKTEEDDEPFEEKMARLTAELRKQMEEAERLDKAIWANLEEIGYGG